The following are encoded together in the Phragmites australis chromosome 19, lpPhrAust1.1, whole genome shotgun sequence genome:
- the LOC133900076 gene encoding uncharacterized protein LOC133900076 isoform X8, giving the protein MNYDGPLYHVKELTKDHHPDREDERSRVETAGGYVLEWAGVYRVNGELALSRAIGDVPYKRYGVISTPELTGWQLLSANDSFLIASSDGIFEKMTMQDVCDLMLHVKLRANRELGSFDSTQQNLADYVVHLALQKGTTDNVAAVVVPLGSPSSSVTTLEDWSHLEENSETSITPFQTIPYLLKPADDGASSAVMNMEYFKRSSTKFQRFLVEAKLKRLGCFYLSESLDEDMDYIFRVPEAYQRQEVHDFKYTSVETVLSSDVNLEKYKDRNFCWYLGQQDGEMERCNSPEVFANFFGLLDSVPRNGSKPNGSHSFGHKIADFRYKLKKRFDRGSYGEVWLAFRWNCSIDIDVHKDPLHSTILKSDSDNCTSSNTTSSDGSHASDTIDGDLFILKRIMVERGHAAYLSGLREKYFGELFSNASRTLEGLSRTEPSSTVFSVDMQFDPYICLEKNMSATEEPLKHVARFIESFESESREIWLVYRNEGRSLSKLIYTAEETKLVTGDSNERVKHIQVLHPSKWWYWLRTTKAGQKQMQNLLWQLLMGLKACHDRNITHRDIKPENMIICFENVETGKCLREVPSEPKQNKLNMRLIDFGSAIDDYTLKHLYGSGPTRSEQTFEYTPPEALLNSNWFQGSEGARMKYDIWSVGVVMLELILGSPHVFQISDRTRVLMDQRLEGWSEQTKELAYKLRSYMELCILVPGISSQHQGSVSSEQGQFGLASWKCSEESFVHQVKIRDPLKLGFPNIWALRLARQLLVWHPEDRLSVDEALNHPYFQEPP; this is encoded by the exons ATGAATTATGATGGACCATTGTATCATGTAAAGGAGTTGACTAAGGATCATCATCCTGATAGAGAAGATGAGAGAAGCCGTGTGGAGACTGCTGGCGGTTATGTTCTTGAGTGGGCTGGTGTATATCGTGTAAATGGTGAGCTAGCACTATCAAGAGCTATCGGCGATGTTCCTTACAAACG GTATGGTGTAATATCGACACCTGAACTGACAGGGTGGCAGCTTCTGTCAGCAAATGATAGTTTTCTTATTGCCTCATCTGATGGGATATTTGAGAAAATGACTATGCAAGATGTTTGTGACCTGATGCTGCATGTGAAACTTCGTGCTAACCGGGAATTAGGATCCTTTGATAGCACACAGCAGAATTTGGCAGATTAtgttgttcatcttgctttgcAGAAAGGCACAACAGACAATGTGGCTGCTGTGGTCGTTCCATTGGGATCACCAAGTAGCTCTGTTACTACATTAGAGGATTGGTCCCATCTTGAAGAAAACTCCGAGACATCTATAACGCCTTTTCAGACTATTCCTTACCTACTTAAACCTG CAGATGATGGCGCTAGTTCAGCTGTTATGAACATGGAGTATTTCAAACGTTCATCAACAAAGTTTCAGAGGTTCTTG GTTGAAGCAAAACTTAAGAGACTTGGCTGTTTCTACTTATCTGAGAGTCTGGATGAAGACATGGATTATATATTTAGGGTACCGGAAGCATATCAGCGTCAAGAAGTCCATGACTTCAAATACACATCAGTTGAGACTGTGTTATCTTCTGATG TGAATCTTGAAAAATATAAGGACAGAAACTTTTGCTGGTACCTTGGTcagcaagatggtgaaatggaGCGGTGCAATAGTCCCGAAGTTTTCGCAAACTTTTTTGGTTTGCTTGACTCTGTTCCACGTAATGGAAGCAAACCAAATGGTTCACATTCATTTGGCCACAAGATAGCTGATTTCAG GTACAAGCTGAAGAAAAGATTTGACCGCGGTTCATATGGTGAAGTTTGGTTGGCATTTCGTTGGAATTGCTCTATAGATATAGATGTGCATAAAGATCCTCTGCACTCCACTATACTTAAATCGGACTCAGATAATTGCACAAGTTCAAACACAACGTCATCTGATGGAAGTCACGCCTCAGACACAATAGATGGTGATTTATTCATACTGAAGCGCATAATG GTGGAGAGAGGACATGCTGCTTACTTGAGTGGATTGCGGGAGAAATATTTTGGGGAATTATTTTCAAATGCTTCCAGAACTCTTGAAGGTTTGTCGAGGACAGAACCATCATCTACAGTATTTTCAGTGGACATGCAATTTGATCCTTATATCTGTCTAGAAAAGAACATGTCAGCTACTGAAGAACCACTGAAGCATGTGGCTAGGTTTATAGAATCTTTTGAATCAGAATCAAGGGAAATTTGGCTTGTGTACCGTAATGAAGGCCGCTCGTTATCAAAACTGATATATACAGCTGAAGAAACAAAGTTAGTTACTGGCGACAGTAATGAGAGAGTCAAACACATTCAAGTTTTACACCCATCAAAGTGGTGGTATTGGTTGAGAACAACAAAAGCTGGGCAAAAGCAAATGCAAAATCTCTTATGGCAGCTG CTGATGGGACTGAAGGCTTGTCATGATCGTAATATCACTCACAGGGATATTAAACCTG AGAACATGATCATCTGCTTTGAGAATGTGGAGACTGGAAAGTGTTTAAGAGAGGTTCCATCTGAACCAAAGCAAAACAAGCTGAACAT GCGTCTTATTGACTTTGGCAGTGCTATTGATGATTACACGTTGAAGCATCTTTACGGTTCAGGGCCTACTCG ATCTGAACAGACTTTTGAGTACACTCCTCCAGAGGCACTCCTCAATTCAAACTGGTTTCAAGGATCAGAAGGTGCAAGAATGAA GTATGATATCTGGAGTGTAGGAGTTGTCATGCTGGAGTTGATATTGGGTTCTCCGCATGTTTTCCAGATAAGTGACCGTACACGTGTTTTAATGGATCAGCGACTCGAAGGGTGGAGTGAGCAAACAAAGGAGCTTGCATACAA GTTGAGGTCATACATGGAGTTGTGCATTTTAGTCCCAGGGATTTCGTCTCAACATCAAGGCAGTGTTAGCTCAGAACAG GGCCAATTTGGGCTAGCTTCTTGGAAATGCTCTGAAGAATCATTTGTGCATCAAGTGAAGATCAGAGATCCTCTTAAACTGGG CTTTCCAAATATATGGGCATTGCGACTGGCACGCCAGCTACTAGTATGGCATCCT GAGGACCGCCTAAGTGTTGATGAAGCACTGAACCATCCCTACTTCCAGGAGCCACCATAG
- the LOC133900076 gene encoding uncharacterized protein LOC133900076 isoform X2, translating to MPLPVSGHRGLLLLLLLVLVALPALLPRCAGESVTCLAVYREGGAPAVFQSAHCPRWTLLPGGDGDGGQSSPRACHVAADRGRRRSQEDRAVCALGIRIPFIGTSQQMRIKEADVGVVAVFDGHNGAEASEMASKLLLDYFLLHVYFLLDGIYSIMFKKSTGKLTYREVTILNNVLNLYKVDLSNHREGSCWTSPAILDRSFHMEILKESLTRAIHDIDLTFSKEASRKSFESGSTATVVLIAGGQIIAANVGDSKAFLCSEGHDSHPQSRKRRRKRNSSNHDEFALMNYDGPLYHVKELTKDHHPDREDERSRVETAGGYVLEWAGVYRVNGELALSRAIGDVPYKRYGVISTPELTGWQLLSANDSFLIASSDGIFEKMTMQDVCDLMLHVKLRANRELGSFDSTQQNLADYVVHLALQKGTTDNVAAVVVPLGSPSSSVTTLEDWSHLEENSETSITPFQTIPYLLKPDDGASSAVMNMEYFKRSSTKFQRFLVEAKLKRLGCFYLSESLDEDMDYIFRVPEAYQRQEVHDFKYTSVETVLSSDVNLEKYKDRNFCWYLGQQDGEMERCNSPEVFANFFGLLDSVPRNGSKPNGSHSFGHKIADFRYKLKKRFDRGSYGEVWLAFRWNCSIDIDVHKDPLHSTILKSDSDNCTSSNTTSSDGSHASDTIDGDLFILKRIMVERGHAAYLSGLREKYFGELFSNASRTLEGLSRTEPSSTVFSVDMQFDPYICLEKNMSATEEPLKHVARFIESFESESREIWLVYRNEGRSLSKLIYTAEETKLVTGDSNERVKHIQVLHPSKWWYWLRTTKAGQKQMQNLLWQLLMGLKACHDRNITHRDIKPENMIICFENVETGKCLREVPSEPKQNKLNMRLIDFGSAIDDYTLKHLYGSGPTRSEQTFEYTPPEALLNSNWFQGSEGARMKYDIWSVGVVMLELILGSPHVFQISDRTRVLMDQRLEGWSEQTKELAYKLRSYMELCILVPGISSQHQGSVSSEQGQFGLASWKCSEESFVHQVKIRDPLKLGFPNIWALRLARQLLVWHPEDRLSVDEALNHPYFQEPP from the exons ATGCCCCTGCCCGTCTCCGGCCACCgcggtctcctcctcctcctcctcctcgtgctCGTCGCGCTCCCGGCGCTGCTCCCGAGGTGCGCGGGCGAGTCAGTGACGTGCCTCGCCGTGTACCGCGAGGGCGGCGCGCCCGCGGTGTTCCAGTCCGCGCACTGCCCGCGCTGGACCCTCCTCCCCGGAGGAGATGGGGATGGGGGCCAGAGCTCGCCGAGGGCGTGTCACGTGGCGGCCGACCGCGGGCGCCGGCGCTCACAGGAGGATCGCGCCGTCTGCGCCCTCGGCATCCGCATCCCCTTCATAGGTACATCGC AGCAGATGAGGATTAAAGAGGCTGATGTGGGAGTTGTGGCTGTATTTGATGGACATAATGGAGCTGAGGCTAGTGAGATGGCTTCTAAGCTTTTGCTGGACTACTTTTTGCTCCATGTgtattttcttcttgatggtATATACTCCATCATGTTCAAAAAATCTACTGGGAAGCTGACATATAGGGAAGTTACTATTCTTAACAATGTACTTAATCTGTACAAGGTGGATTTATCCAATCACAGAGAGGG GTCATGCTGGACATCACCGGCTATTTTAGATCGATCATTTCATATGGAAATTCTGAAGGAATCGTTAACGAGGGCAATTCATGATATTGATTTAACATTCTCCAAGGAAG CTTCACGGAAAAGTTTTGAATCTGGTTCAACAGCGACTGTGGTCTTGATAGCTGGTGGACAAATCATAGCTGCCAATGTAGGAGATTCAAAAGCTTTTCTGTGCTCAGAAGGACATGATTCACACCCTCAAAGTA GGAAACGGAGAAGAAAGAGAAACTCAAGCAATCATGATGAATTTGCTTTGATGAATTATGATGGACCATTGTATCATGTAAAGGAGTTGACTAAGGATCATCATCCTGATAGAGAAGATGAGAGAAGCCGTGTGGAGACTGCTGGCGGTTATGTTCTTGAGTGGGCTGGTGTATATCGTGTAAATGGTGAGCTAGCACTATCAAGAGCTATCGGCGATGTTCCTTACAAACG GTATGGTGTAATATCGACACCTGAACTGACAGGGTGGCAGCTTCTGTCAGCAAATGATAGTTTTCTTATTGCCTCATCTGATGGGATATTTGAGAAAATGACTATGCAAGATGTTTGTGACCTGATGCTGCATGTGAAACTTCGTGCTAACCGGGAATTAGGATCCTTTGATAGCACACAGCAGAATTTGGCAGATTAtgttgttcatcttgctttgcAGAAAGGCACAACAGACAATGTGGCTGCTGTGGTCGTTCCATTGGGATCACCAAGTAGCTCTGTTACTACATTAGAGGATTGGTCCCATCTTGAAGAAAACTCCGAGACATCTATAACGCCTTTTCAGACTATTCCTTACCTACTTAAACCTG ATGATGGCGCTAGTTCAGCTGTTATGAACATGGAGTATTTCAAACGTTCATCAACAAAGTTTCAGAGGTTCTTG GTTGAAGCAAAACTTAAGAGACTTGGCTGTTTCTACTTATCTGAGAGTCTGGATGAAGACATGGATTATATATTTAGGGTACCGGAAGCATATCAGCGTCAAGAAGTCCATGACTTCAAATACACATCAGTTGAGACTGTGTTATCTTCTGATG TGAATCTTGAAAAATATAAGGACAGAAACTTTTGCTGGTACCTTGGTcagcaagatggtgaaatggaGCGGTGCAATAGTCCCGAAGTTTTCGCAAACTTTTTTGGTTTGCTTGACTCTGTTCCACGTAATGGAAGCAAACCAAATGGTTCACATTCATTTGGCCACAAGATAGCTGATTTCAG GTACAAGCTGAAGAAAAGATTTGACCGCGGTTCATATGGTGAAGTTTGGTTGGCATTTCGTTGGAATTGCTCTATAGATATAGATGTGCATAAAGATCCTCTGCACTCCACTATACTTAAATCGGACTCAGATAATTGCACAAGTTCAAACACAACGTCATCTGATGGAAGTCACGCCTCAGACACAATAGATGGTGATTTATTCATACTGAAGCGCATAATG GTGGAGAGAGGACATGCTGCTTACTTGAGTGGATTGCGGGAGAAATATTTTGGGGAATTATTTTCAAATGCTTCCAGAACTCTTGAAGGTTTGTCGAGGACAGAACCATCATCTACAGTATTTTCAGTGGACATGCAATTTGATCCTTATATCTGTCTAGAAAAGAACATGTCAGCTACTGAAGAACCACTGAAGCATGTGGCTAGGTTTATAGAATCTTTTGAATCAGAATCAAGGGAAATTTGGCTTGTGTACCGTAATGAAGGCCGCTCGTTATCAAAACTGATATATACAGCTGAAGAAACAAAGTTAGTTACTGGCGACAGTAATGAGAGAGTCAAACACATTCAAGTTTTACACCCATCAAAGTGGTGGTATTGGTTGAGAACAACAAAAGCTGGGCAAAAGCAAATGCAAAATCTCTTATGGCAGCTG CTGATGGGACTGAAGGCTTGTCATGATCGTAATATCACTCACAGGGATATTAAACCTG AGAACATGATCATCTGCTTTGAGAATGTGGAGACTGGAAAGTGTTTAAGAGAGGTTCCATCTGAACCAAAGCAAAACAAGCTGAACAT GCGTCTTATTGACTTTGGCAGTGCTATTGATGATTACACGTTGAAGCATCTTTACGGTTCAGGGCCTACTCG ATCTGAACAGACTTTTGAGTACACTCCTCCAGAGGCACTCCTCAATTCAAACTGGTTTCAAGGATCAGAAGGTGCAAGAATGAA GTATGATATCTGGAGTGTAGGAGTTGTCATGCTGGAGTTGATATTGGGTTCTCCGCATGTTTTCCAGATAAGTGACCGTACACGTGTTTTAATGGATCAGCGACTCGAAGGGTGGAGTGAGCAAACAAAGGAGCTTGCATACAA GTTGAGGTCATACATGGAGTTGTGCATTTTAGTCCCAGGGATTTCGTCTCAACATCAAGGCAGTGTTAGCTCAGAACAG GGCCAATTTGGGCTAGCTTCTTGGAAATGCTCTGAAGAATCATTTGTGCATCAAGTGAAGATCAGAGATCCTCTTAAACTGGG CTTTCCAAATATATGGGCATTGCGACTGGCACGCCAGCTACTAGTATGGCATCCT GAGGACCGCCTAAGTGTTGATGAAGCACTGAACCATCCCTACTTCCAGGAGCCACCATAG
- the LOC133900076 gene encoding uncharacterized protein LOC133900076 isoform X3, with amino-acid sequence MPLPVSGHRGLLLLLLLVLVALPALLPRCAGESVTCLAVYREGGAPAVFQSAHCPRWTLLPGGDGDGGQSSPRACHVAADRGRRRSQEDRAVCALGIRIPFIGTSQQMRIKEADVGVVAVFDGHNGAEASEMASKLLLDYFLLHVYFLLDGIYSIMFKKSTGKLTYREVTILNNVLNLYKVDLSNHREGSCWTSPAILDRSFHMEILKESLTRAIHDIDLTFSKEASRKSFESGSTATVVLIAGGQIIAANVGDSKAFLCSEGHDSHPQRKRRRKRNSSNHDEFALMNYDGPLYHVKELTKDHHPDREDERSRVETAGGYVLEWAGVYRVNGELALSRAIGDVPYKRYGVISTPELTGWQLLSANDSFLIASSDGIFEKMTMQDVCDLMLHVKLRANRELGSFDSTQQNLADYVVHLALQKGTTDNVAAVVVPLGSPSSSVTTLEDWSHLEENSETSITPFQTIPYLLKPADDGASSAVMNMEYFKRSSTKFQRFLVEAKLKRLGCFYLSESLDEDMDYIFRVPEAYQRQEVHDFKYTSVETVLSSDVNLEKYKDRNFCWYLGQQDGEMERCNSPEVFANFFGLLDSVPRNGSKPNGSHSFGHKIADFRYKLKKRFDRGSYGEVWLAFRWNCSIDIDVHKDPLHSTILKSDSDNCTSSNTTSSDGSHASDTIDGDLFILKRIMVERGHAAYLSGLREKYFGELFSNASRTLEGLSRTEPSSTVFSVDMQFDPYICLEKNMSATEEPLKHVARFIESFESESREIWLVYRNEGRSLSKLIYTAEETKLVTGDSNERVKHIQVLHPSKWWYWLRTTKAGQKQMQNLLWQLLMGLKACHDRNITHRDIKPENMIICFENVETGKCLREVPSEPKQNKLNMRLIDFGSAIDDYTLKHLYGSGPTRSEQTFEYTPPEALLNSNWFQGSEGARMKYDIWSVGVVMLELILGSPHVFQISDRTRVLMDQRLEGWSEQTKELAYKLRSYMELCILVPGISSQHQGSVSSEQGQFGLASWKCSEESFVHQVKIRDPLKLGFPNIWALRLARQLLVWHPEDRLSVDEALNHPYFQEPP; translated from the exons ATGCCCCTGCCCGTCTCCGGCCACCgcggtctcctcctcctcctcctcctcgtgctCGTCGCGCTCCCGGCGCTGCTCCCGAGGTGCGCGGGCGAGTCAGTGACGTGCCTCGCCGTGTACCGCGAGGGCGGCGCGCCCGCGGTGTTCCAGTCCGCGCACTGCCCGCGCTGGACCCTCCTCCCCGGAGGAGATGGGGATGGGGGCCAGAGCTCGCCGAGGGCGTGTCACGTGGCGGCCGACCGCGGGCGCCGGCGCTCACAGGAGGATCGCGCCGTCTGCGCCCTCGGCATCCGCATCCCCTTCATAGGTACATCGC AGCAGATGAGGATTAAAGAGGCTGATGTGGGAGTTGTGGCTGTATTTGATGGACATAATGGAGCTGAGGCTAGTGAGATGGCTTCTAAGCTTTTGCTGGACTACTTTTTGCTCCATGTgtattttcttcttgatggtATATACTCCATCATGTTCAAAAAATCTACTGGGAAGCTGACATATAGGGAAGTTACTATTCTTAACAATGTACTTAATCTGTACAAGGTGGATTTATCCAATCACAGAGAGGG GTCATGCTGGACATCACCGGCTATTTTAGATCGATCATTTCATATGGAAATTCTGAAGGAATCGTTAACGAGGGCAATTCATGATATTGATTTAACATTCTCCAAGGAAG CTTCACGGAAAAGTTTTGAATCTGGTTCAACAGCGACTGTGGTCTTGATAGCTGGTGGACAAATCATAGCTGCCAATGTAGGAGATTCAAAAGCTTTTCTGTGCTCAGAAGGACATGATTCACACCCTCAAA GGAAACGGAGAAGAAAGAGAAACTCAAGCAATCATGATGAATTTGCTTTGATGAATTATGATGGACCATTGTATCATGTAAAGGAGTTGACTAAGGATCATCATCCTGATAGAGAAGATGAGAGAAGCCGTGTGGAGACTGCTGGCGGTTATGTTCTTGAGTGGGCTGGTGTATATCGTGTAAATGGTGAGCTAGCACTATCAAGAGCTATCGGCGATGTTCCTTACAAACG GTATGGTGTAATATCGACACCTGAACTGACAGGGTGGCAGCTTCTGTCAGCAAATGATAGTTTTCTTATTGCCTCATCTGATGGGATATTTGAGAAAATGACTATGCAAGATGTTTGTGACCTGATGCTGCATGTGAAACTTCGTGCTAACCGGGAATTAGGATCCTTTGATAGCACACAGCAGAATTTGGCAGATTAtgttgttcatcttgctttgcAGAAAGGCACAACAGACAATGTGGCTGCTGTGGTCGTTCCATTGGGATCACCAAGTAGCTCTGTTACTACATTAGAGGATTGGTCCCATCTTGAAGAAAACTCCGAGACATCTATAACGCCTTTTCAGACTATTCCTTACCTACTTAAACCTG CAGATGATGGCGCTAGTTCAGCTGTTATGAACATGGAGTATTTCAAACGTTCATCAACAAAGTTTCAGAGGTTCTTG GTTGAAGCAAAACTTAAGAGACTTGGCTGTTTCTACTTATCTGAGAGTCTGGATGAAGACATGGATTATATATTTAGGGTACCGGAAGCATATCAGCGTCAAGAAGTCCATGACTTCAAATACACATCAGTTGAGACTGTGTTATCTTCTGATG TGAATCTTGAAAAATATAAGGACAGAAACTTTTGCTGGTACCTTGGTcagcaagatggtgaaatggaGCGGTGCAATAGTCCCGAAGTTTTCGCAAACTTTTTTGGTTTGCTTGACTCTGTTCCACGTAATGGAAGCAAACCAAATGGTTCACATTCATTTGGCCACAAGATAGCTGATTTCAG GTACAAGCTGAAGAAAAGATTTGACCGCGGTTCATATGGTGAAGTTTGGTTGGCATTTCGTTGGAATTGCTCTATAGATATAGATGTGCATAAAGATCCTCTGCACTCCACTATACTTAAATCGGACTCAGATAATTGCACAAGTTCAAACACAACGTCATCTGATGGAAGTCACGCCTCAGACACAATAGATGGTGATTTATTCATACTGAAGCGCATAATG GTGGAGAGAGGACATGCTGCTTACTTGAGTGGATTGCGGGAGAAATATTTTGGGGAATTATTTTCAAATGCTTCCAGAACTCTTGAAGGTTTGTCGAGGACAGAACCATCATCTACAGTATTTTCAGTGGACATGCAATTTGATCCTTATATCTGTCTAGAAAAGAACATGTCAGCTACTGAAGAACCACTGAAGCATGTGGCTAGGTTTATAGAATCTTTTGAATCAGAATCAAGGGAAATTTGGCTTGTGTACCGTAATGAAGGCCGCTCGTTATCAAAACTGATATATACAGCTGAAGAAACAAAGTTAGTTACTGGCGACAGTAATGAGAGAGTCAAACACATTCAAGTTTTACACCCATCAAAGTGGTGGTATTGGTTGAGAACAACAAAAGCTGGGCAAAAGCAAATGCAAAATCTCTTATGGCAGCTG CTGATGGGACTGAAGGCTTGTCATGATCGTAATATCACTCACAGGGATATTAAACCTG AGAACATGATCATCTGCTTTGAGAATGTGGAGACTGGAAAGTGTTTAAGAGAGGTTCCATCTGAACCAAAGCAAAACAAGCTGAACAT GCGTCTTATTGACTTTGGCAGTGCTATTGATGATTACACGTTGAAGCATCTTTACGGTTCAGGGCCTACTCG ATCTGAACAGACTTTTGAGTACACTCCTCCAGAGGCACTCCTCAATTCAAACTGGTTTCAAGGATCAGAAGGTGCAAGAATGAA GTATGATATCTGGAGTGTAGGAGTTGTCATGCTGGAGTTGATATTGGGTTCTCCGCATGTTTTCCAGATAAGTGACCGTACACGTGTTTTAATGGATCAGCGACTCGAAGGGTGGAGTGAGCAAACAAAGGAGCTTGCATACAA GTTGAGGTCATACATGGAGTTGTGCATTTTAGTCCCAGGGATTTCGTCTCAACATCAAGGCAGTGTTAGCTCAGAACAG GGCCAATTTGGGCTAGCTTCTTGGAAATGCTCTGAAGAATCATTTGTGCATCAAGTGAAGATCAGAGATCCTCTTAAACTGGG CTTTCCAAATATATGGGCATTGCGACTGGCACGCCAGCTACTAGTATGGCATCCT GAGGACCGCCTAAGTGTTGATGAAGCACTGAACCATCCCTACTTCCAGGAGCCACCATAG